The following DNA comes from Herpetosiphonaceae bacterium.
GCAGCGAAGGAAAGGAGAAGACAATATCGGCGATCCGCATCAAGAGCGTATCGACCCAGCCTCCGGTGTAGCCCGCGATCAGGCCGATCGTCGTGCCGATCAGCAGCGTCAGCGCCATCGGAATAAAGCCGACGACCAGCGAGGTGCGCGTGCCGTAGATCAGACGGCTGAGCACATCGCGTCCAATCGCATCGGTGCCCAGCGGATGATCCCAGGTGCCGCTCGTTCGGGGCTGATCGGTCTGAATCCAGGCTGCCTGTCGGTAGGAGTTGCCGGGAAAGATTTTGAGCGGCGAGTGCGGAGCAAGCAGCGGCGCTGCCACCGCGACCCCCCCCAGCAACAAAATATAGATAATCCCTGCGACCGCCGCTTTGTTGCGCAGCAAGCGCCGCCGTGCATCACTCCACAGGCTACGAGGCGCTCGTGCTAAGAGCGTACGATCTTCCTGTCCCATCGCAGTTCGAGAAGCTGTTGTTGCCATAGTTCTACCTCAACCACGAATTGCGAATGACGCAACGTGTACGCTACGCGCTCTACGGGCCATTCGAGATCCAATGCGGGTTATGATCCTATCAATAATCCTGCCTTCAAAACGGCTCTACTGGTTACGAATACGCGGATCGAGAAAGCCATAGCTCAGGTCAACCAAAAGATTCGCCAGCACTGTCAACGTGGCAAAGATCAGCGTCGTGCCCATGATCATCGAGTAATCGCGGCTGCTGATCGACTCGACGAAGTAGCCGCCGATGCCGGGAATGCTAAAGATGCCTTCGGTAATCACCGATCCGGTGATCAGGCCCACCAGCGCGGGGCCGAGCAACGTCACCACCGGGATCAGCGCGTTGCGCAGCATGTGCCGAACGATCACGGCATTCTCGGCCAGGCCCTTGGCCCGCGCCGTACGAATATAATCCTGCCGCTTGACTTCAAGCATCGTCGTGCGCGTAATGCGCGTGATGAACGACATGGTCAGCATACCGAGCACCAGCCCCGGCGCGATGTACGACTTCATCGAGTTCCAGTCGTTGCCGACGATGTTAATCCACTTGAGCGTGGTGCCGAAGATGATGATCACCAGCAGGCCGGTGATAAACGTCGGCAGCGACACGCCGACCGTGGCAAAGAAGAGGCTGATATAGTCGATGATCGTGTTTTGCCGGAGCGCCGCGATCACGCCCAGCGGCACGCCGACGATCACCGCGAACGCCAGCGCAAACAGGCCCAGCCGTATCGAGTAGGGCCACTGCGCGCGCAGAATATCCTGAACATCCTTGCCGCGCTGGCGGTAGGACGGCCCCAGATCGCCCTGGATAGCGTTGATCATATAGTTGCCAAACTGGCTATCGACAAACGCGCGACCAAGGCTCAGCGGGTTTCGCACGCCCTGATCCCAGAGCGCATTCACGGCTCCGGTATTGATATACTGCGGCTTATCCAGGCCGAAGCGGGAGTTGAGCGCTCTCAGCGTCGCCGGATCAACGTTCTTGTCTTCCCGGTCGAACGGGCCGCCGGGCGCCTGGTGCATCAAGAAAAATGTGACCAGCGCAACAAAAAAGAGCACCGGGATCATCCAAAGAAGACGACGAATAATAAAACGGATCATCTCGATCTTCCTCGTGCATCGACCGGGCTCGCGAACCTCATTCGACGAACCCGGTCGCTACATCTAGACGCTGACGATCCTCACCTGCAAGATGAGAGTCTCCAGCGCCGCCCAACCATGCGTTATCGCTCGATCGTCACGTTGATCAGGCCAGTCTCCTGACCAGGGAACGCCGAGTCCTGCGGCGTGAAGTCAAGGCCCTTGACGTACGGTTTGACCAGATAGGTGTTCTTGTTGTTGCTCAACATCACCTCGCCCTGGTCTTCGATCACGATCTCCTGGGCCTGTGCGTACAGATCGAAGCGCTTCGTCTCATCCGTCTCAACGTCGGCCTGGTCGAGCAGCGCGTCGAGCTTCTCGTTCTTGTAGCCGATGTTGCGCGCGAAGTTGCTGCGCGAGTGCCAGTACACGCTCAGCCAGTTCTGCGGATCGGGATAGTCCGCGCACCAGCCGCCGCGATAGAGCATCTGCGGATAGGTCGAAACGTCCTTGCGCAGGTTGGTCAGTGTTGTGTTCTCAACCGGCTCCGGCACGAGCGTCACGCCCAGGTTGGTCTGAAGCATCTGGATGACGTACTCGACGCGCGGCTGAGTCGCCGGGTTGTTGCTGGGGTAG
Coding sequences within:
- a CDS encoding ABC transporter permease, yielding MIRFIIRRLLWMIPVLFFVALVTFFLMHQAPGGPFDREDKNVDPATLRALNSRFGLDKPQYINTGAVNALWDQGVRNPLSLGRAFVDSQFGNYMINAIQGDLGPSYRQRGKDVQDILRAQWPYSIRLGLFALAFAVIVGVPLGVIAALRQNTIIDYISLFFATVGVSLPTFITGLLVIIIFGTTLKWINIVGNDWNSMKSYIAPGLVLGMLTMSFITRITRTTMLEVKRQDYIRTARAKGLAENAVIVRHMLRNALIPVVTLLGPALVGLITGSVITEGIFSIPGIGGYFVESISSRDYSMIMGTTLIFATLTVLANLLVDLSYGFLDPRIRNQ